Proteins encoded in a region of the Mucilaginibacter sabulilitoris genome:
- a CDS encoding lipocalin-like domain-containing protein — translation MKRTLILIFSIFSSLPVLAQKNNSLSPNSTAVDIAGTYTLVAVDNILADGSRVHLYGDSPQGLLILDKNGNYALQIFSADRAKFVANDKSKGTDEENREAIKGSNAHFGTYNIDKSAGTITFYINHASFPNWEGTQQKRPFTFAGNIFKYIVPAPTTGGAVTGEVEWKRVD, via the coding sequence ATGAAAAGAACCTTGATATTGATATTTTCTATTTTTAGCAGCCTGCCTGTTCTTGCGCAAAAAAACAATAGCTTATCGCCTAACTCCACCGCTGTGGATATTGCCGGAACATATACATTAGTTGCTGTTGATAATATATTGGCAGACGGCAGCAGAGTGCATTTGTATGGTGATAGCCCGCAAGGTTTGCTCATTTTGGATAAAAACGGTAATTATGCGCTACAGATATTTAGTGCGGACAGGGCTAAATTTGTAGCAAACGACAAAAGTAAAGGTACTGATGAGGAGAACAGGGAAGCTATAAAAGGCAGCAATGCTCATTTTGGAACTTACAACATTGACAAGTCAGCAGGCACGATCACCTTCTATATTAACCATGCTTCGTTCCCTAATTGGGAAGGCACACAGCAAAAACGCCCCTTTACATTTGCTGGCAATATTTTTAAATATATTGTCCCGGCGCCAACTACCGGAGGGGCCGTAACCGGAGAAGTGGAATGGAAACGGGTGGATTGA
- a CDS encoding winged helix-turn-helix transcriptional regulator, which yields MDKKVNRPAPKCGIDYAFQRIGGKYKGRILWRLRVGTLRYGELRKTVTGVTSKMLTQALRELEDDGLISRKVYVEVPPRVEYTLTGTGSELLPFLSVLRDWAKEQMLINHIEAMPGRS from the coding sequence ATGGATAAAAAAGTAAACAGGCCGGCACCCAAATGTGGAATTGACTATGCATTTCAGCGCATTGGCGGCAAATATAAAGGCCGTATTCTTTGGCGATTGAGGGTTGGAACTTTACGATATGGTGAGTTGCGTAAAACAGTGACCGGAGTAACATCAAAAATGCTTACCCAGGCCTTAAGGGAGCTGGAAGACGACGGACTGATTAGTCGTAAGGTGTATGTTGAAGTACCTCCCCGGGTTGAATATACGCTCACCGGCACAGGTAGCGAGCTGCTTCCATTTTTATCAGTTTTAAGAGATTGGGCCAAAGAGCAAATGCTGATAAATCATATTGAAGCCATGCCTGGCCGTTCTTAA